The Drosophila innubila isolate TH190305 chromosome 3R unlocalized genomic scaffold, UK_Dinn_1.0 2_E_3R, whole genome shotgun sequence genome has a segment encoding these proteins:
- the LOC117790724 gene encoding uncharacterized protein LOC117790724 → MAAAPEWLTHDYIKQALRIHYKDANLQVVQLEVNPALGPGENYGGVLTRVRVEFTLSQQSENMLQQNLIVKTAIDDDELTRELMEPYDIFNREMNLYEEVLPKLTELLKETDGFEPLFPTAVFVDRERSAIIFEDLSVANYVMADRVKRLDKEHVYLILRKLAKMHATSAVFNERNAGNLEKYDRGFFNRYTNAYSGYFVGGLLAAARWMSQDPECASYAQKLFELAPHYMDIGRECFAPLHESVNVLAHGDVWTNNVMVKYDATTGRPVDILLIDFQYSFWGSPTIDLHHFFNTSLREPLRRKEQGDLFKYYHSIFTDTLKKLNYKLNRIPSLHEFQLQAEQKRFFAMHSAVVVQPVMISEDSTDACFNALMNDDERGIRFKNRLYNNPIVQQNLKALMPMFYQKGLLEVNQCC, encoded by the exons ATGGCAGCAGCACCTGAATGGCTGACACACGATTACATCAAGCAGGCCCTAAGAATTCATTATAAAGATGCCAATTTACAAGTTGTGCAATTGGAAGTGAATCCGGCTTTGGGGCCGGGTGAGAACTACGGAGGTGTCTTGACGAGAGTGCGAGTGGAGTTTACACTCTCTCAGCAATCAGAAAATATGCTACAACAGAACCTGATCGTTAAGACAGccattgatgatgatgaactAACAAGAGAGTTAATGGAACCCTATGACATATTCAACCGGGAAATGAACCTTTATGAGGAGGTTTTACCCAAGCTCACTGAACTTCTAAAGGAAACTGACGGGTTTGAGCCCCTTTTTCCCACCGCCGTCTTTGTGGATCGCGAGCGCTCGGCTATAATCTTTGAGGATCTGTCCGTGGCAAACTATGTTATGGCTGATCGTGTCAAGCGATTGGATAAGGAACATGTTTATTTAATCCTTCGAAAACTGGCCAAAATGCATGCCACTTCAGCGGTTTTCAATGAACGCAATGCGGGCAACCTGGAGAAATACGATCGAGGGTTCTTCAATCGTTATACAAACGCCTACAGTGGGTACTTTGTGGGTGGTCTTTTGGCCGCCGCTCGCTGGATGAGCCAGGATCCGGAATGTGCTTCATATGCCCAAAAGCTGTTTGAGTTGGCCCCACACTACATGGACATTGGTCGCGAGTGTTTTGCTCCACTCCATGAATCCGTGAATGTGCTGGCACATGGAGATGTCTGGACCAATAATGTTATGGTCAAATACGATGCCACTACGGGACGTCCAGTTGATATACTCCTTATTGACTTTCAATATTCCTTCTGGGGATCACCCACGATCGATTTACACCACTTTTTCAACACATCACTGAGAGAGCCACTGCGTAGAAAAGAGCAGGGAGATCTTTTCAAGTATTATCACAGCATTTTCACAGAtactcttaaaaaattaaactacaaACTTAATCGTATACCCAGCTTGCATGAGTTTCAGTTGCAGGCCGAGCAGAAACGTTTCTTCG ctaTGCACTCGGCAGTTGTTGTACAGCCTGTGATGATCAGCGAGGACTCGACGGATGCGTGTTTCAATGCTCTCATGAATGATGATGAGCGTGGCATTCGCTTTAAAAACCGCCTCTACAATAATCCCATAGTTCAACAGAATCTCAAGGCATTGATGCCAATGTTTTATCAAAAGGGTTTACTAGAAGTTAATCAATGCTGCTAA
- the LOC117790725 gene encoding uncharacterized protein LOC117790725 isoform X2: MSSQYNPDELEALEWLNAEFFTDLLKQHENVPELIVTDLKLSPASSQGDHYASVMFRAAVEYTTLKGTFSKSLIIKTMPKQGGQKKQMLDDSHIFHTEIAMYTKVLPKFEEILRKVGDNTRLCVPCVYHSLEPRQVMVFDDLVPQGYQVIRERSATIDEIHAALEKLAKWHAVSQKLLKDQPELFHKLQYNLSTLPNFLNKSFLTNALPNFIYMLNERESLQKYKKYFDSMRKDLIQKWADSLGEYHKNPRDSSLYVLCHGDFHIRNLMFKDNSCMFIDFQLSHVGPLVNDFLYAMYMFFGPEERGSRRDELITYYLQAFVDTLQKIGSQAKTPSFEEFQSQLIDNKYNEFMLLTTFLPIQIAFRKNAIDPLRRRTNMYNDKDYQEEVEYLLNRMHQLGYFKEV; this comes from the exons ATGTCATCCCAGTATAATCCCGATGAACTGGAGGCTCTCGAATGGCTCAACGCAGAATTTTTCACAGATTTACTGAAGCAACATGAGAATGTGCCTGAACTTATAGTGACAGATCTCAAGTTGTCTCCGGCAAGTTCACAGGGAGATCACTATGCAAGTGTCATGTTTCGGGCGGCCGTGGAGTATACGACCTTGAAGGGAACTTTTTCCAAATCTTTAATTATTAAGACAATGCCTAAGCAAGGCggtcaaaagaaacaaatgcTGGATGACTCACATATATTTCACACTGAGATTGCCATGTACACAAAAGTGTTACCTAAGTTCGAGGAGATACTACGGAAAGTGGGCGATAATACTAGGCTTTGTGTACCTTGTGTATATCACAGCTTGGAGCCTCGGCAGGTGATGGTATTTGATGATCTGGTACCTCAGGGCTATCAAGTGATACGTGAGAGATCCGCCACCATCGATGAGATTCATGCTGCATTGGAGAAGCTGGCCAAGTGGCACGCTGTTAGTCAAAAGCTGCTAAAGGATCAGCCGGAATTATTTCATAAGTTACAGTATAATCTCTCCACACTTCCCAACTTTCTGAATAAGAGTTTCCTAACGAATGCATTGCCAAACTTTATTTACATGCTAAACGAGAGGGAAAGCTTGCAGAAGtacaaaaagtattttgattCCATGCGGAAAGACTTGATCCAAAAATGGGCAGATTCCTTAGGAGAATACCATAAGAATCCCAGAGACAGTTCTCTTTACGTTCTATGTCATGGAGACTTTCACATAAGAAACTTGATGTTTAAGGATAACAGTTGCATGTTTATCGATTTTCAATTGTCCCATGTGGGACCTTTGGTTAATGATTTTCTTTATGCGATGTATATGTTTTTTGGACCTGAAGAACGTGGAAGTCGCCGCGATGAACTGATAACTTACTACTTACAGGCCTTTGTCGATACGTTGCAAAAGATTGGCAGTCAAGCAAAGACTCCCAGTTTTGAAGAGTTCCAAAGCCAATTAATTGATAACAAATACAACG AGTTCATGCTGTTAACAACATTTCTGCCTATACAGATTGCATTCCGTAAAAACGCCATTGATCCTTTAAGGCGTCGCACGAACATGTACAATGATAAGGATTACCAAGAGGAAGTAGAGTATCTATTGAATAGAATGCACCAGTTGGGATACTTTAaagaagtttaa
- the LOC117790722 gene encoding uncharacterized protein LOC117790722 has protein sequence MGEIRNSNQDDDFHPAPQWLTVSYVENILRQYKKDENLNVNDLSIKPATAKGDNYASIMTRIKVDYLRSGAKVPETEFFIVKTTYENDPFISSIFASYQASTTEMVMYDKILPKLTVLLEDTDQSEKIFAKTLHVDYEHSAIIFEDLAVSQYIIGDRLTGFDLEYTKLTLRKLAKMHAAAAVLNERQPGFLTKLDHGIFNRHSRGFSPMFESYMEMAAQFAGECPELGNVYEEKLKRLQKLIMEYTERVYDPQPGDFNTLTHGDLWVNNIMLRPKTEHNPLDMLLIDFQFSAWASPAVDLHYFFSTSLQPEVRITQQDALIQYYHGILVDTLRALDFAGYIPTLRQLWLQLEKGKFMAVAVSLTSQAIMLNDQNADADFNALMLDDERSRNFKKTTYNNKKLREILKHWLPIYNQCGLLDVQD, from the exons ATGGGAGAGATACGGAACAGCAACCAAGATGACGATTTTCATCCTGCACCACAGTGGTTAACTGTGTCCTATGTAGAGAATATTCTGCGTCAGTATAAAAAGGATGAGAATCTCAATGTAAACGATTTGAGTATCAAGCCTGCAACGGCTAAGGGTGATAATTACGCCAGCATTATGACCAGGATTAAGGTGGATTATCTTCGCAGTGGTGCTAAAGTGCCTGAAACCGAGTTTTTCATCGTGAAAACAACATATGAGAATGATCCTTTCATATCGAGCATCTTTGCTAGCTACCAAGCGAGCACCACCGAAATGGTGATGTACGATAAGATCCTGCCGAAGCTGACTGTCCTCTTAGAAGACACAGATCAGTCGGAGAAGATATTCGCGAAGACACTTCACGTGGACTACGAGCATTCGGCGATCATCTTTGAGGATCTCGCCGTGTCCCAGTACATTATCGGCGATCGCTTGACCGGCTTCGATCTGGAATACACCAAGCTGACGTTGAGGAAGCTGGCCAAGATgcatgctgctgctgcggtgcTTAATGAGCGCCAGCCAGGTTTTCTCACAAAACTAGATCATGGCATTTTCAATCGTCATTCGCGTGGATTTTCACCAATGTTTGAAAGTTATATGGAAATGGCTGCTCAGTTTGCCGGAGAGTGTCCGGAACTTGGCAATGTCTATGAGGAAAAACTAAAACGTCTACAAAAGTTGATTATGGAATACACTGAGCGGGTTTACGATCCTCAACCGGGTGATTTCAATACCTTAACCCATGGTGATCTGTGGGTCAATAATATAATGCTAAGACCAAAAACTGAACACAATCCGCTGGACATGCTACTGATTGACTTTCAGTTCTCTGCTTGGGCCTCTCCGGCCGTGGATCTCCATTATTTCTTCTCCACCTCTCTGCAGCCAGAAGTGCGCATTACGCAACAGGATGCATTAATCCAGTATTATCATGGTATACTGGTCGACACCCTGCGAGCATTGGACTTTGCCGGCTACATTCCCACGCTCCGACAGTTGTGGTTGCAGTTGGAAAAGGGCAAATTTATGG CCGTGGCTGTATCCCTCACCTCTCAGGCTATAATGCTCAACGATCAGAATGCTGACGCCGATTTTAATGCTCTGATGTTAGATGACGAACGGAGTcgtaattttaagaaaacaacTTATAACAATAAGAAACTTAGGGAAATTTTAAAGCACTGGCTGCCTATTTATAATCAGTGTGGTCTCCTCGATGTGCAGGATTGA
- the LOC117790725 gene encoding uncharacterized protein LOC117790725 isoform X1: MSPNIDDFNADELNAPDWMNEQFFKEVLIKHIKDPNVKVVNVKTSPATAKGDHYASIMFRANVEYSTQKEKFSKSLIIKTMPDPDSDKNEVLGDSHIFPTEIAMYTEVLPKFEAILAEAGDEITFCARCIYHSLEPRQVMVFEDLVSQNYDVIRNRPANLDEIKAGLEKLAKWQAVSFKLLKEKSVLFDKLQYDVTTIPNFLEHELLTSGFPNFLDALESVSCLKQYRKYFEPMKDIIIKRWVEIIREYRDNQKDDAYYVLCHGDFHLKNMMFRGNDCMLLDFQLSYVGSMTNDVLYAMYMFLGPEERRHNYDELIYHYFACFTRTLSKIGYQGMMPSLVEYRKQLFDRRYLEIFLMSTFMATFNHMRKGQDPSEFINDADKRRQLYNDKDYQEELKYLLPRFLHLGYFDQLK, translated from the exons ATGTCTCCAAACATTGATGATTTCAATGCGGATGAGTTGAACGCTCCAGATTGGATGAATGAGCAATTCTTTaaagaagttctaattaaGCATATCAAGGATCCGAATGTGAAAGTAGTTAATGTTAAGACATCTCCCGCTACTGCTAAAGGAGATCATTATGCGAGTATTATGTTTCGGGCAAATGTCGAGTATTCAACGCAAAAGGAAAAGTTCTCCAAGTCGTTGATCATAAAAACAATGCCAGATCCGGATAGTGATAAAAATGAGGTGTTGGGCGACTCCCACATATTTCCAACGGAGATTGCCATGTACACGGAAGTGCTACCCAAGTTTGAGGCGATACTTGCTGAAGCAGGTGATGAGATTACATTTTGTGCGCGTTGTATCTATCACAGCCTAGAACCACGCCAGGTCATGGTGTTTGAAGATCTGGTTTCCCAAAATTACGATGTAATACGCAATAGACCAGCAAATCTAGATGAAATCAAAGCTGGCTTGGAAAAACTGGCAAAATGGCAAGCGGTTAGCTTTAAGTTGTTGAAGGAAAAATCAGTATTGTTCGATAAGTTGCAATATGATGTAACGACAATCCCTAACTTCTTGGAACATGAGTTACTGACAAGTGGTTTTCCAAACTTCTTGGATGCACTGGAAAGTGTAAGCTGCTTAAAGCAATACCGAAAGTATTTTGAGCCTATGAAAGACATCATCATTAAACGCTGGGTAGAAATTATACGTGAATATCGGGATAATCAAAAAGACGATGCATACTACGTTCTATGTCACGGAGACTTTCATCTGAAAAATATGATGTTTAGGGGTAACGACTGTATGCTGCTTGATTTCCAGTTGTCCTATGTGGGATCCATGACAAATGATGTTCTTTATGCGATGTATATGTTCCTGGGCCCCGAGGAACGTCGTCATAATTATGATGAGCTAATCTACCATTACTTTGCGTGCTTTACAAGGACATTATCAAAGATTGGATACCAAGGAATGATGCCCAGCTTGGTTGAATATCGAAAACAGTTATTCGATAGAAGATATCTTG AAATTTTTCTGATGAGCACATTTATGGCTACTTTTAATCACATGCGCAAGGGACAGGATCCATCGGAATTCATCAACGATGCTGACAAAAGACGTCAATTATATAACGATAAGGATTATCAagaagaattaaaatatctgcTGCCTCGTTTCTTACATTTGGGATATTTCGATCAGTTAAAATAA
- the LOC117790721 gene encoding uncharacterized protein LOC117790721, translated as MSVSDLISAFDAIPKLSTVVPEINPIFLDAPVWLTENYIQDALRNFYDDQKLTITALDGRPALGRGENYGGVLTRLKAEFTRGDGRSQNGYYIIKTSFESDEFSRKTMEPYDIFNREMSIYEQILPKLNSLLLEIDDEEQIFAETMAVDYDRSALIFEDLNVRGFIMPDRLKGLDLKLARLVLRKLAKMHATSAVLNERECGTLETYDRGMFNRHTDNYAPCFLGMIEAASKRVSQWPGYEQYAEKLKALIPVYMELGKRVFDVSPGVNVLAHGDLWTNNVLVKYDKVTGEAEDAIIIDFQYAAWGSPAIDLFYFLNSSLQLDFHLHHQEELIQHYFEIFSDTLRKLRYKARIPSLHNFHLELKRKSFYAMHTSINIFAIQRNVETDDADFNALMQTNQRAINFKNCCYNNPVTQRVLRELLPVYNNEGLLDTDQ; from the exons ATGTCGGTATCGGATCTAATAAGTGCTTTCGATGCTATTCCAAAGCTTTCCACGGTTGTCCCCGAAATTAATCCAATTTTTCTGGATGCACCTGTCTGGTTAACAGAAAACTATATACAGGATGCTTTGCGGAATTTCTACGATGATCAGAAGTTGACGATTACCGCCTTGGATGGACGCCCGGCATTGGGACGGGGTGAAAATTATGGCGGAGTTTTAACGCGACTCAAGGCGGAGTTTACGAGGGGTGATGGCAGATCGCAGAACGgctattatataataaaaacctCATTTGAAAGCGATGAGTTTTCACGAAAAACCATGGAACCATACGATATATTCAATCGGGAAATGTCCATTTATGAACAAATCCTGCCGAAACTCAACTCGCTGCTTTTAGAAATAGACGATGAGGAACAAATCTTTGCTGAAACAATGGCCGTCGACTACGATCGCTCTGCGCTGATCTTCGAAGATCTCAATGTTCGTGGCTTCATAATGCCAGATCGTCTGAAAGGCTTAGATCTGAAGTTAGCCCGTCTGGTACTTCGCAAGTTGGCCAAGATGCATGCAACGTCGGCAGTGCTCAATGAGCGAGAGTGTGGCACACTGGAGACCTACGATCGTGGCATGTTTAACCGACACACTGATAACTATGCGCCTTGTTTTCTGGGCATGATTGAGGCAGCCAGCAAACGTGTCTCTCAATGGCCGGGATATGAGCAATATGCCGAGAAACTGAAAGCACTTATTCCCGTCTACATGGAGTTGGGAAAGCGCGTCTTTGATGTCAGTCCGGGTGTTAATGTCTTGGCTCACGGAGATCTCTGGACTAACAATGTGCTTGTTAAGTACGATAAAGTCACAGGAGAGGCAGAGGATgccattattattgattttcagTATGCTGCCTGGGGATCACCGGCAATTGATCTGTTCTACTTTCTAAATTCCTCACTGCAATTGGATTTCCATTTGCATCATCAGGAAGAACTCATCCAGCACTACTTTGAGATATTCTCTGATACGCTCAGAAAATTGCGCTATAAGGCTCGGATTCCTAGCCTCCACAACTTTCACTTGGAACTGAAACGAAAGTCTTTTTATG CTATGCACACCAGCATAAACATCTTTGCCATCCAGCGAAATGTGGAAACTGATGATGCGgattttaatgctttaatgCAGACCAATCAACGTGCTATTAACTTTAAGAATTGCTGCTATAACAATCCAGTTACACAAAGAGTTCTACGAGAACTATTACCAGTCTATAACAACGAGGGATTGCTCGATACAGATCAGTAA
- the LOC117790723 gene encoding uncharacterized protein LOC117790723 has protein sequence MPEQIVNKFHVAPVWLNRDYVEKKLRVYFKDAKLELEQLQIQPATANGENYASVMTRINVEYKDKDLVHHNATFLVKTTFADKDPAAHLLEPYGIYVREINMYEEVLPKLAEILRQEMGDPRKLFAATINVDRERDSIMFEDMSLKKYYVADRIKQLDRQQTQLVLEKLAVFHALAALLNEKQPGIFAKKYDRCFFNQHTRGYQPIMQNMVKALIRSLEDDEELHQRYAGKLKGVVEHIMEYCERAMETKKNDFVTLCHGDLWTTNMMFKNNDHGKPDNVLFIDFQFSVWSSPAIDLQYFFHTSLQDDICHTEMVHFYHQKLVQALNKLKFKGRIPTLFDFQQQYQSRAFYAIFAGFCFLPSMLHSGKEEFSIARAMSHSKIDADFRAKLYKTEIMRSKLKKFLPKFDHKGLLDDM, from the exons ATGCCAGAGCAAATCGTAAATAAGTTCCATGTGGCGCCCGTTTGGTTGAACCGAGATTACGTGGAGAAGAAGTTACGCGTGTATTTTAAGGATGCGAAACTGGAGCTAGAGCAACTGCAGATACAACCAGCAACTGCTAACGGGGAGAACTATGCCAGTGTGATGACACGCATCAATGTCGAGTATAAGGACAAAGATCTGGTACATCATAATGCCACATTTCTTGTGAAGACTACATTTGCTGATAAGGATCCGGCAGCTCATCTCCTGGAACCATACGGTATCTATGTGCGTGAAATTAACATGTATGAGGAGGTGCTACCCAAGCTAGCCGAGATTCTCAGGCAGGAGATGGGTGATCCGAGAAAACTGTTTGCGGCCACAATAAATGTTGATCGGGAACGGGACTCGATTATGTTTGAGGATATGTCCTTGAAAAAGTACTATGTGGCAGATCGAATCAAGCAATTGGATCGGCAGCAGACTCAATTGGTGCTGGAAAAGCTGGCCGTGTTCCATGCCCTCGCAGCGCTGCTCAACGAAAAGCAACCTGGGATCTTTGCCAAGAAATACGATCGTTGCTTCTTTAATCAACACACCAGAGGGTACCAACCCATCATGCAGAATATGGTAAAAGCCTTGATCCGATCCTTGGAAGACGACGAGGAACTGCATCAACGCTATGCGGGAAAGCTCAAAGGAGTTGTCGAACACATTATGGAATACTGTGAACGAGCAATGGAAACAAAGAAGAACGATTTTGTTACTTTGTGTCACGGTGATTTATGGACAACGAACATGatgttcaaaaataatgatcatgGAAAGCCAGACAATGTCCTCTTCATTGATTTTCAGTTCAGCGTTTGGAGCTCTCCGGCTATTGATTTGCAATACTTTTTCCACACATCCCTGCAGGATGATATCTGCCATACCGAGATGGTTCACTTCTATCACCAGAAACTTGTGCAGGCCTTGAATAAGCTCAAGTTTAAGGGCCGCATACcaactttatttgattttcaacaacaatatcagTCGCGTGCTTTCTATG ctatctTTGCAGGCTTTTGTTTCTTGCCCTCGATGTTGCACTCCGGAAAAGAAGAGTTTTCCATTGCAAGGGCAATGTCCCATTCAAAAATCGATGCAGATTTCAGAGCGAAACtttataaaactgaaataatgCGATCGAAATTGAAGAAATTTTTGCCAAAGTTCGATCACAAGGGTTTGTTAGATGATATGTAA
- the LOC117790719 gene encoding serine/threonine-protein kinase RIO2, which translates to MGKLNVTVLRYLTKEDFRVLTAIEMGMKNHELVPGPLAAAIANLKTGGVHKLLKELCKHKLLSYERGKKYDGYRLTNTGYDYLALKSLTLRGSVSSFGNQIGIGKESNIYVVADEDGTPICLKLHRLGRTCFRNVKSKRDYHGRRHKASWLYLSRISATREFAYMSALYDRGFPVPKPIDFNRHCVLMDLVNGWPMTQVHELLDVPQVYDDLMNLIVRLGNSGVIHGDFNEFNLMLTDEGKPILIDFPQMMSTSHENAEFFFERDVTCVREMFRRKFGYESEDYPKFSDLVREDDLDAEVHCTGYGFTKEMEQELLQEYGMVEPDEQLEEEDDELTVNDEPPTLVPAATAEIDECRRQLENEVTYSETKVTQKSDEAIRRYIESCTQYLGNLTVGPEVSDQTLAAAPKIIESLPANTSPDEVIKEKSIESVATTTEGPQETEDAHSISSNDLETDDMPELAGLDPNSREYRLKMVKQLLNDARSQRSYSTTASTIAPSVITDRIRRNMDLREKREQRKRCVVKGEASAVHRHRKENTDVVKEYAGWDF; encoded by the exons ATgggaaaattaaatgttacggTACTGCGTTACCTCACGAAAGAGGACTTTCGTGTGCTGACAGCCATAGAAATGGGAATGAAGAATCACGAACTTGTGCCAGGTCCACTGGCCGCTGCCATTGCCAACCTTAAAACTGGCGGAGTGCACAAATTGCTGAAGGAGCTGTGCAAGCACAAACTTCTATCCTACGAGCGTGGCAAGAAGT ATGATGGTTATCGTTTAACTAACACAGGCTATGATTACCTTGCACTCAAGTCCCTCACACTACGCGGTTCTGTTAGCTCATTTGGAAATCAGATTGGAATTGGCAAGGAGTCAAACATCTATGTTGTTGCCGACGAGGATGGCACGCCCATTTGCCTAAAGCTGCATCGTCTGGGACGCACCTGTTTCCGCAATGTCAAATCAAAACGTGATTATCATGGACGCCGGCATAAAGCCTCCTGGCTGTACCTGTCGCGAATCTCTGCGACACGCGAGTTTGCTTACATGTCAGCTTTGTATGATCGCGGCTTTCCCGTGCCCAAGCCCATAGACTTCAATCGCCACTGTGTGCTTATGGATCTGGTAAACGGCTGGCCAAT GACCCAAGTGCATGAGCTGTTGGATGTGCCCCAGGTCTATGATGACCTTATGAATCTCATTGTTCGCCTGGGTAATTCTGGCGTTATTCACGGCGATTTCAATGAGTTTAATTTGATGCTCACTGACGAGGGCAAACCCATACTGATCGATTTCCCACAAATGATGTCCACCTCCCACGAGAATGCCGAATT CTTTTTTGAGCGCGACGTGACCTGTGTACGTGAGATGTTCCGTCGTAAGTTTGGGTATGAGAGCGAGGATTACCCCAAATTCAGTGATCTTGTGCGAGAAGATGATTTGGACGCTGAGGTGCACTGTACTGGCTATGGATTCACCAAGGAAATGGAACAAGAACTGCTTCAAGAATATGGTATGGTCGAACCCGACGAGCAGCTGGAAGAAGAGGACGACGAACTGACAGTGAATGATGAGCCTCCAACTTTAGTGCCCGCTGCAACAGCCGAAATTGACGAGTGCCGCAGGCAGTTGGAGAACGAGGTTACCTACAGTGAGACCAAAGTCACACAGAAATCAGATGAAGCTATTAGGCGTTACATTGAATCATGCACACAATACTTGGGCAATTTGACCGTCGGTCCTGAGGTCTCGGATCAAACGTTAGCTGCAGCACCAAAAATTATAGAGTCGTTGCCAGCTAATACTTCCCCAGACGAAGTTATTAAAGAGAAATCTATCGAATCTGTTGCTACTACAACAGAAGGTCCTCAAGAAACTGAGGATGCACACTCCATCAGTTCCAATGACTTGGAAACGGATGACATGCCGGAACTAGCCGGTCTTGATCCTAATTCACGCGAATATCGCCTTAAGATGGTGAAACAGCTGCTCAACGATGCACGCAGTCAACGTTCTTACTCCACAACAGCCAGTACTATAGCTCCTTCTGTGATCACCGATCGCATACGCCGCAACATGGACTTGCGGGAGAAGCGTGAACAACGCAAGCGTTGTGTTGTCAAGGGAGAGGCAAGTGCCGTGCACCGTCATCGTAAGGAAAACACGGATGTGGTGAAAGAGTACGCTGGCTGGGATTTctaa
- the LOC117789802 gene encoding uncharacterized protein LOC117789802 encodes MPPNSESFNLDELEAPSWMDAQYFRDVLRGHENDEGVEVIALKISPASGKGDHYASIMFRAAVEYKSEKGKFIKSLIIKTMPEKEGHKKELLEESHVFETEINMYAEMLPKFEEILRQTGDETSLYVPCIYYSMKPRQVMIFEDLVPQGYIVNRSGKPTIEEVHCAYTKLAKWHAVSLKLNKEQPLLMEKFKHSLMELPGIDKDPMFSTGMDYFLKLLDSMPDLKEYKPYFEKIRPNYLKHCINTFKEYRENPQEDAYYVLCHGDFHIRNMMFKHNKTSGALEDCMLLDFQMSYLGPMPNDIIYSIYNLLSSEQRQNQRDEIIYFYFSTLTDTLKKINYDGEMPSLVKFREQLFRHKYLEFFLLTTFMPLLLALRNGKYELSEMIENKHLRSTLYNEENYISEVRYNLKRYLHLGYFEDLQ; translated from the exons ATGCCGCCAAACAGTGAATCCTTTAATCTGGATGAGTTGGAAGCGCCCAGCTGGATGGATGCTCAATATTTCAGAGATGTTTTGCGTGGTCATGAAAACGATGAGGGTGTGGAGGTGATCGCCTTAAAGATCTCACCCGCCAGTGGCAAAGGGGATCACTATGCAAGTATTATGTTCCGGGCTGCTGTAGAGTATAAAAGCGAAAAGGGCAAGTTCATCAAGTCGCTGATCATTAAGACAATGCCCGAAAAAGAGGGACATAAGAAAGAACTGCTGGAAGAATCTCATGTTTTCGAGACTGAGATTAACATGTACGCAGAAATGCTACCCAAATTTGAGGAAATATTGCGACAGACTGGCGATGAGACATCACTGTATGTGCCCTGCATCTACTACAGCATGAAGCCACGTCAGGTAATGATATTTGAGGATCTAGTGCCTCAGGGTTATATTGTGAATCGTAGTGGGAAGCCAACTATAGAGGAGGTTCACTGTGCCTACACCAAGTTAGCCAAATGGCATGCCGTAagcttaaaattgaataaagaaCAACCCTTACTGATGGAGAAATTCAAGCACAGTTTAATGGAACTTCCTGGAATCGATAAAGATCCCATGTTTTCAACTGGAATGGATTATTTTCTGAAGTTGTTGGACTCCATGCCAGACCTGAAAGAATACAAACCGTACTTTGAAAAAATACGTCCCAACTATCTGAAGCACTGCATAAACACTTTTAAGGAGTATCGGGAGAATCCTCAGGAGGATGCATATTACGTACTCTGCCATGGGGACTTTCACATTAGGAACATGATGttcaaacacaacaaaaccaGCGGAGCATTAGAGGACTGTATGCTGCTTGACTTCCAGATGAGCTATCTGGGACCCATGCCTAATGATATCATTTATTCGATCTATAATCTCTTGTCCTCCGAGCAACGACAGAACCAAAGGGAtgagattatttatttttacttttctacTTTAACCGACACATTGAAGAAAATCAATTATGATGGCGAAATGCCGTCATTAGTCAAATTTAGAGAACAGCTTTTCCGGCATAAATATTTGG AATTCTTTTTGCTTACAACATTTATGCCCCTATTGCTTGCACTTCGGAATGGCAAATATGAGCTCTCTGAAATGATTGAAAATAAGCATTTGAGGTCAACGTTGTATAACGAGGAGAATTACATCTCGGAGGTTAGATACAACCTGAAGCGGTATTTACATCTGGGGTACTTTGAAGATttgcaataa